A section of the Serratia liquefaciens ATCC 27592 genome encodes:
- a CDS encoding sulfate ABC transporter substrate-binding protein, protein MKQTRVKNFMLKGWLAAALLASGTVSAAELLNSSYDVSRELFTALNPGFEQQWNQQHPGDKLTIKQSHAGSSKQALAILQGLRADVVTYNQVTDVQILHDRGQLIPADWQARLPNNSSPFYSTMAFLVRKDNPKGIHSWNDLVRDDVKLVFPNPKTSGNGRYTYLAAWGAASQADGNDQAKTRAFMTRFLKNVLVFDTGGRGATTTFVERGLGDVLISFESEVNNIRKQYGEDKYQVIVPPVDILAEFPVAWVDKNVERNGTEQAAKDYLNYLYSPAAQQVITSFYYRVYDKQAMAAAKGQFPQTKLFRVEDQFGGWPQVMKTHFSTGGELDQLLAAGHK, encoded by the coding sequence ATGAAACAAACACGGGTTAAAAATTTCATGCTGAAAGGATGGTTGGCGGCGGCGCTGTTAGCCAGCGGTACCGTTTCGGCCGCTGAGCTGCTGAACAGCTCCTATGACGTTTCCCGTGAATTGTTTACCGCGCTGAACCCGGGTTTTGAACAGCAGTGGAACCAGCAGCATCCGGGCGACAAGCTGACCATCAAACAATCTCACGCCGGCTCTTCCAAGCAGGCGCTAGCCATATTGCAGGGGTTACGTGCCGACGTCGTGACCTACAACCAGGTGACCGATGTGCAGATCCTGCACGATCGCGGCCAACTGATCCCGGCTGACTGGCAGGCTCGTTTACCGAACAACAGCTCCCCTTTCTATTCCACCATGGCTTTCCTGGTGCGCAAGGACAACCCAAAAGGCATCCATAGCTGGAACGATTTGGTGCGCGACGATGTGAAGCTGGTGTTCCCGAACCCGAAAACCTCCGGCAACGGCCGTTATACCTATCTGGCTGCCTGGGGAGCCGCCAGCCAGGCTGACGGCAACGATCAGGCCAAAACCCGTGCCTTTATGACCCGTTTCCTGAAAAACGTGCTGGTGTTTGACACCGGCGGTCGCGGTGCGACCACTACCTTTGTGGAACGCGGCCTGGGTGACGTGCTGATCAGTTTTGAGTCGGAAGTGAACAATATCCGCAAGCAGTATGGCGAAGACAAGTATCAGGTGATCGTGCCGCCGGTCGATATTCTGGCGGAGTTCCCGGTCGCCTGGGTCGACAAAAACGTGGAAAGAAACGGCACTGAACAGGCCGCCAAAGATTATTTGAATTACCTCTACAGCCCGGCTGCGCAGCAGGTGATCACCAGCTTCTACTATCGCGTGTATGACAAGCAGGCGATGGCGGCCGCGAAGGGCCAGTTCCCGCAGACCAAACTGTTCCGTGTAGAAGATCAGTTTGGTGGCTGGCCACAGGTGATGAAGACGCATTTCTCTACCGGTGGCGAGTTGGATCAACTGTTAGCGGCAGGGCATAAGTAA
- a CDS encoding RpoE-regulated lipoprotein, translating to MNVRPLLLGLPLLLTGCSTMSNFSWSSLSPFNWFGNSLEVSAKGVGDLNAGTPMSESAINDGLNGDYRLRGGMATSQGKIVSYYQAMDGNDVKLVITGEPKGHVQRVDVMDSKVATEWGSKLGTPFSDLYSKAFGACKPADGDDAGKVECVAQQSKYVTYIFDGKWAGPQDIIPPDDTLKSWTVSKIIWHAKPQ from the coding sequence ATGAATGTTCGCCCACTGTTGTTAGGGCTTCCGCTGTTACTGACCGGCTGTTCGACGATGTCCAATTTCTCTTGGTCCAGCCTGTCGCCATTTAACTGGTTTGGCAACAGCCTCGAAGTCAGCGCCAAGGGCGTTGGTGACCTCAACGCCGGTACCCCGATGTCGGAAAGCGCCATTAACGACGGGCTGAATGGCGATTACCGCCTGCGCGGTGGCATGGCCACCAGCCAGGGCAAGATAGTTTCCTACTACCAGGCGATGGACGGCAACGACGTGAAGCTGGTGATCACCGGGGAACCCAAGGGCCACGTGCAGCGCGTGGACGTGATGGACAGCAAAGTCGCGACCGAGTGGGGCAGCAAGCTGGGCACGCCGTTCAGTGACCTGTACAGCAAGGCGTTCGGTGCCTGTAAACCGGCCGACGGCGACGATGCCGGCAAGGTCGAGTGCGTCGCACAGCAGAGCAAGTACGTCACCTATATCTTCGACGGCAAATGGGCCGGCCCGCAAGATATCATCCCACCGGATGACACGCTGAAAAGCTGGACGGTCAGCAAGATCATCTGGCACGCCAAACCGCAATAA
- the cysT gene encoding sulfate/thiosulfate ABC transporter permease CysT, producing the protein MLLSSKRVLPGFGLSLGSSLFYTCLILLLPLSALVMQLAQMSLAQYWEVVSNPQVVAAYKVTLLAAGVASLFNAVFGMLMAWILTRYRFPGRTLLDGLIDLPFALPTAVAGLTLAGLFSTTGWYGQWLAHFDIKVTFTWLGIAVAMAFTSLPFVVRTVQPVLEELGPEYEEAAETLGATRWQSFRRVVMPELAPALLAGTAISFTRSLGEFGAVIFIAGNIAWKTEVTSLMIFVRLQEFDYPAASAIASVILAASLLLLFSINVLQSRFGRRIGGH; encoded by the coding sequence ATGTTGTTGTCCAGCAAACGGGTTCTGCCTGGGTTTGGTCTCAGTCTGGGAAGCAGCCTGTTTTACACTTGCCTGATCCTGCTGCTGCCGCTCAGCGCACTGGTGATGCAGCTGGCGCAGATGAGCCTGGCGCAATATTGGGAAGTGGTTTCCAACCCGCAGGTGGTTGCCGCCTATAAGGTCACGTTGCTGGCGGCGGGCGTCGCCAGCTTGTTCAACGCGGTGTTCGGCATGCTGATGGCCTGGATCCTGACTCGCTATCGTTTTCCGGGGCGCACGCTGCTGGACGGCCTGATCGACCTGCCGTTTGCGCTGCCGACGGCGGTGGCCGGTTTGACGCTGGCGGGGCTGTTCTCCACCACCGGGTGGTATGGCCAATGGTTGGCGCATTTTGACATCAAGGTGACGTTCACCTGGCTTGGCATCGCGGTGGCGATGGCCTTCACCAGCTTGCCCTTCGTGGTGCGTACCGTTCAACCGGTGCTGGAAGAGCTGGGACCCGAATATGAAGAGGCCGCAGAGACCCTGGGCGCAACCCGCTGGCAGAGTTTTCGCCGCGTGGTGATGCCGGAGTTGGCACCGGCGCTGCTGGCCGGTACGGCCATTTCCTTTACCCGCAGCCTGGGCGAGTTTGGTGCGGTGATTTTCATCGCCGGCAACATCGCCTGGAAGACGGAAGTGACCTCGCTGATGATTTTCGTTCGTCTGCAGGAGTTCGATTATCCGGCGGCCAGTGCGATTGCATCGGTGATCCTGGCGGCTTCGCTGCTGCTGCTGTTCAGCATTAACGTTCTGCAAAGCCGCTTTGGCCGACGCATCGGGGGGCACTGA
- a CDS encoding YgiW/YdeI family stress tolerance OB fold protein, with translation MKKYTLAALIALCSAPVLAQQGGFLDPAAPQTHTQNTQQGGFSGPSAALTTVDKVKSMSDDTWVMLQGNIEQRVGDETYTFRDASGTLTVEIDKKRWNGQTITPKDKVQLEGKVDKDWSNVEVDVKTIKKLP, from the coding sequence ATGAAAAAATATACCCTGGCTGCATTAATTGCTCTGTGTAGCGCACCGGTTCTGGCTCAGCAAGGCGGGTTCCTCGATCCTGCGGCACCGCAAACGCACACCCAAAACACGCAGCAAGGCGGATTTTCCGGCCCTAGCGCCGCGTTGACCACCGTCGACAAGGTCAAGTCAATGAGTGATGACACCTGGGTGATGCTGCAAGGCAACATTGAGCAACGCGTCGGTGACGAGACCTATACCTTCCGCGACGCCAGCGGCACGCTGACGGTCGAGATCGACAAAAAACGCTGGAACGGTCAGACCATCACCCCGAAAGATAAAGTGCAGTTGGAAGGGAAAGTGGATAAAGACTGGAGCAACGTGGAAGTCGACGTGAAAACCATCAAAAAACTGCCCTAA
- a CDS encoding DUF2919 domain-containing protein, whose product MKPLPPRFSPDDYDQHGALRLPLWFWSVLILQARTWILFVMAGVSRQQGEALLSLFYPDTQWFWYGIVLGLPAALAFLIAPRRHQWPRLWRAWRWVLIASLLAALGGSLFSLWQQDDNPSALDIVLALLDALALAYLLLSARLKACFVVQDEAG is encoded by the coding sequence TTGAAGCCACTTCCACCCCGTTTTTCCCCCGACGATTACGATCAGCACGGTGCGTTGCGTTTGCCGCTGTGGTTTTGGAGCGTACTGATTTTACAGGCCCGTACCTGGATCCTGTTTGTGATGGCCGGGGTTTCGCGCCAGCAGGGGGAAGCCCTGCTATCGCTGTTTTACCCGGACACCCAATGGTTCTGGTATGGCATCGTGCTGGGGCTGCCGGCGGCGTTGGCATTTTTGATTGCTCCGCGTCGTCACCAGTGGCCACGGCTATGGCGTGCCTGGCGCTGGGTATTGATTGCTTCGCTGCTGGCAGCGCTGGGCGGTTCCCTGTTTAGCTTGTGGCAACAAGACGACAATCCTTCGGCGTTGGACATCGTGCTGGCGTTGCTCGATGCGTTGGCGCTGGCTTACTTGCTGCTGAGTGCGCGTCTTAAGGCCTGTTTCGTGGTACAGGATGAGGCGGGTTAA
- the cysW gene encoding sulfate/thiosulfate ABC transporter permease CysW → MADISEFNGVERPRVNWGKWTLIGIGVLFSVLLLVVPIISIFAEAFSKGAGAMWSNLVDRDMLHAIWLTVLIALITVPFNLVFGTLLAWLVTRFTFPGRQLLLTLIDIPFAVSPVVAGLIYLLFYGSNGLLGGWLDAHNIQIMFSWPGMVLVTIFVTCPFVVRELVPMMLSQGSQEDEAAILLGASGWQMFRRVTLPNIRWALLYGVVLTNARAIGEFGAVSVVSGSIRGETFSLPLQVELLQQDYNTVGSFTAAGLLTLMAIVTLFLKSGLQWRLERQNARLEREESHEH, encoded by the coding sequence ATGGCGGATATCTCTGAGTTCAACGGCGTCGAACGCCCGCGCGTCAATTGGGGCAAGTGGACGCTGATCGGTATCGGCGTGCTGTTTTCGGTATTGCTGCTGGTGGTGCCGATCATTTCGATTTTCGCCGAAGCCTTTTCCAAGGGCGCTGGCGCGATGTGGAGCAACCTGGTCGATCGCGACATGTTGCACGCTATCTGGTTGACGGTGCTGATTGCCCTGATTACCGTGCCGTTCAACCTGGTGTTCGGCACCTTGCTGGCCTGGCTGGTGACGCGGTTCACTTTCCCGGGCCGCCAGCTGCTGCTGACGCTGATCGACATCCCGTTTGCCGTGTCACCGGTAGTAGCGGGGCTGATTTACCTGCTGTTTTACGGCAGCAATGGCCTGCTGGGCGGTTGGCTGGATGCGCACAATATCCAGATCATGTTCTCCTGGCCGGGCATGGTGTTGGTGACCATTTTCGTGACCTGTCCGTTCGTGGTGCGTGAGCTGGTGCCGATGATGCTGAGCCAGGGTAGCCAGGAAGACGAGGCCGCCATTTTACTGGGCGCTTCCGGCTGGCAGATGTTCCGCCGGGTGACGTTGCCGAACATTCGCTGGGCGCTGCTGTACGGCGTGGTGCTGACCAACGCGCGCGCCATTGGCGAATTCGGCGCGGTGTCGGTGGTGTCCGGTTCTATTCGCGGCGAGACCTTTAGCCTGCCGCTGCAGGTCGAGTTATTGCAACAGGATTACAACACTGTTGGCTCCTTTACCGCCGCCGGGTTACTGACCCTGATGGCGATAGTGACCCTATTTTTGAAGAGTGGCCTGCAATGGCGTCTGGAACGCCAGAATGCACGTCTCGAGCGGGAGGAAAGTCATGAGCATTGA
- a CDS encoding Dyp-type peroxidase, whose protein sequence is MTQVQSGILLEHCRFAIFMEATVQGEFADLRQGCKQFCQTLTELQQQFPDAHLGAVIAFGYDVWHDLSSGQGAKELKPFTPLGKGLAPATQRDLLIHIQSLRHDVNFTVAQAALAAFGNAIKIEEETHGFRWVEERDLSGFIDGTENPQGDKRPEVAVIAEGEEDAGGSYVLVQRYEHNLRQWQRFTTEQQEQIIGRTKHDSEELPPEQRPDTSHVSRVDLKEDGKGLKILRQSLPYGTASGKHGLYFIAYCARLHNIEKQLLSMFGDLDGKRDAMLRFSRAVTGSYYFAPSLTRLLSL, encoded by the coding sequence ATGACCCAGGTTCAGAGCGGTATTTTACTGGAACACTGCCGCTTCGCCATTTTTATGGAAGCCACCGTGCAGGGCGAATTCGCCGATTTGCGCCAGGGCTGCAAGCAGTTTTGCCAGACGTTGACCGAGCTGCAACAGCAGTTTCCCGATGCGCATTTGGGCGCGGTGATCGCCTTTGGCTATGACGTCTGGCACGACCTTTCCAGCGGTCAGGGCGCAAAAGAGCTGAAGCCATTCACCCCGTTGGGCAAGGGGTTGGCCCCGGCCACCCAGCGCGATCTGTTGATCCACATCCAATCCTTGCGTCATGACGTTAACTTTACGGTGGCGCAGGCGGCGCTGGCAGCGTTCGGCAACGCCATCAAGATTGAAGAAGAAACCCACGGATTCCGCTGGGTGGAAGAGCGCGATCTGAGCGGCTTTATCGACGGCACTGAAAACCCGCAGGGCGACAAACGTCCTGAAGTGGCGGTCATCGCCGAAGGTGAAGAAGACGCAGGTGGCAGCTACGTGCTGGTGCAGCGTTATGAACATAACCTGCGTCAGTGGCAGCGCTTTACCACCGAGCAGCAGGAGCAGATTATCGGCCGCACCAAGCACGACAGCGAAGAGTTGCCGCCGGAGCAGCGTCCTGACACCTCGCATGTCAGCCGTGTCGATCTGAAAGAAGACGGCAAAGGCCTGAAGATTTTGCGTCAGAGCCTGCCTTACGGTACTGCCAGCGGTAAACACGGGCTGTATTTCATCGCCTATTGCGCCCGCCTGCATAACATCGAAAAACAGCTGCTGAGCATGTTTGGCGATTTGGACGGCAAACGTGATGCGATGCTGCGTTTCAGCCGTGCGGTGACCGGCAGCTATTACTTTGCGCCTTCGCTGACGCGCCTGCTGTCGCTTTAA